TGAGAAAATCAGCTCAACCTCGTAACTCTTAGAAAGAATTCTACCTCAGCTAAAAATCACGAGCTTACCAAACAAAAAAGGGTTGCACAATCAGCAACTTCACCAGGAATACAAAACCTGGATCCAAGCAATTTAGTCCACCCATTGTTCATACTCTTTCCAATCACAACTACCATATCTAGAGACGATTGCAATGGCATAGTAATTGAATCACATGCATATTGCGCTCACTAAAGCATAAAGCAGTTCATGAAGTAAAATTGAAATAGAAGAAATATGCTGAACACTTTTGGGGTAAGTAGCACGGAATTGACATACACTTTTCAAGACGGACTCAATGCGGGCTGGTTGCTTGGCTTGCCAAAACAAAAATCGAAGGAAGACACGTTGAAAAGCTTCTTTTAGAGGCTTTAAAACAATCTTTTGCAAGAGTGTCTCTTCAGATTCTTTGGTTGCATCATTAGCACCACCAAATTGTCCTGCAGTGTTCAACAACACAACCCCCTTAACTTGATCTTGCATTGAGGCTGCTGATACCAAGGCTGTAAATCCTCCTAGACTGAGACAACAATTAGGTAAGTGGCTAAGTTCAACTGCCAAAAAAAGGGAGGGGCAAAAACTAAATTTTAGACATAAAAATAGACCAGTCAATTCAGAAACTAAATAAGAATGTCCTAATGCATTAGTTTTAAGGATGTGAGCAAATTGGTACAGCCACTTCTCTACTTATATTATATGCGGTCcataaatgaattaaaatatcattACAGATAATATTCAAATCTATAGGGTAGGAGAAAAGAACAGAAACAAGAAGGGCCACATCAGATAGAAAACAGCATGGAcctcaaattaaataatagtggGTTAATCTCGACAACTTTCCTGAAGTGCAGTGGCTACATCCTTCACACAGCCATTAAAAGAAGcgacaaaggaaaaggaataAGCACTTGCCTGTTTCCAACTAATACTGCAGGTTCTCTTACTACCTCTTTCAAGAAATCCACGACCTGATCTCTCCATACCAAAGCATCGTAATCAATAATTGCCTTCTCGCTCCACCCGAATCCTATCAAATCTAGTGCATAGACCTTATGATTTTTTGCCCATTCAGGTATGTTGTACCTAAAGAAAAGTAAAAGATGCAGcagaaaataaacaaaatttccTAATTTGATCCGAGCAATTGTTAAACTGGGAACCAACATCTATATGCTACTGCACCATATTTAGAAGATAGCATCCATTCGCGTTCAGAACATTTTAATTACTAAAAATTTAGGCATATTTAGAACATAGAATCGTAGATTTTGCATGAAATATTAGAATCATTATTATTTTCGTAGATAACATGAAGAGCGCATGAGTTACTGTAAATTGCACAAGGCAAAAAAAGCTAACTCGGACGAGATTCCGAGTGTTTTTATAGCTGTATTAGAAAGGAAAAACATTGGTACACTGCCAGTAATGTTTTCACGACCCAAAAggaacaaaaaaagaaaaagagaacgAACCTCCAGTGATACGCAGAAGCCCCAAAACCATGAATAAGAACAATGGGGAACCCCTCCCCTTCCACAACATAATGTATCTTCCGACCTCGCCACATCCAATAGTTATAACCATCCGGTTTAAACAGCAATTTCTCCAAATCTAGCCCATATCAAGCACCGGTATCACAACAAAGTTAACTACGAACCAATCATACATACTAATTAGGTAACCGTCACCTTGAGACATTGAGGAAGGTGGTTGCACGACAGGAATAGTGGAAGCAGCTGAAGCCGCAGCCGtaacaactcctctgaaagcaAAATCTCTCCTACTCAACCCACACCTGCTTCCTGAAAGCAAAACGCAAACCGAAAATCAAAATCGAAGTTGAAATCGACGAGCAAAACACACACTGACCGTGAGGTTGAAGCGTGAAGAACTTGTTCTCGCCGCCACACACTGGTAAGCCGAGTGCTCTTGGCGTGTGCGTGTATGCTGACAtcttgaactgcttccagaGGCAGCGTGCGTCGGTGCGGAAGAGCTGTGATCCATATTTATTCatgtattaattaataaataatgtgaaaaataaaaattaaaagcattttcattttcattcatttaaaaaataaaatagagaatgaGTGGTTAGAGGAGGACATCGCCATTTATCAAGGCGTGGAGTTGTTTTGTGCATGAGACATCGTGcgaatatttgaatttaaaatttaaaaaaatattgatagaaaaaacatatttatttaaattcaaattcaaatctttatatgaatattttataaaaatatataataaataattttcttgatattTTTTCGCAAAAcgtttaaaacatttttttcactttcattaattttattatcaTAGTCATTCGACATTACAATCATTCATTGATTTCAATTCAGATTAGATGTTGATGCAGGCTATGATTCAAATAATCAACGTTTTAGTGTTGATGCCATAATTAGAAACTCACTTGGACAGATTTGCGGAGCAAAAGCTCTCTTTATTCATGACTCGGGTTGTATTTTTGCTTCTGAACTCTTGGCGTTACGTTGTGGGATGGAATTATGTTTGACCATTGGCATATCTAATGTTTGTATTTTTTCAGATTCTTCCGAGACGATTCTCTTAGCTCTTAATCCAGAAGAGGAGTTTGGTTCAATAGGATTCTAGCTTTGGATGTCAATTTTTTGCTTCTGAACACTATCTTTATTTCTATTAAGCATATGTATCGCTTGACCAACTGTGTGGCTCATTTTCTAGCTCGCGGAGATTTAAATGTTTCTCTAGATTTCCAATGGCTatgtgaaaatattttcttgtgcTGTTCTTCTGAATCTATCggattgattttattttatttttaattttcaaaaaaaaaaaagataatacTATATCATAAAACTATTAAAACATCTTTGTACTTATTGTCAtatgaataaaaagaaaaaaaggttTTGGGATGAATTTTTCGTCTTCAGATTATGTTCATTGAGACAGCAGAATCGAGATtttgatagaaaattttaaatataatatatatcagacaatgatttaatactaaaaaaaataaaataaaaaatatattaatatataacgctactaaatattataaaaattaattttaaaaaatcacatAGAGAACTCCTAGGCGCTTGGCACTAGGTAGGGGTGAGCAAGATCTTGgttaaaccgaattaaccgaccgAACCGAGCCAATTCGGAAATTCGGTTCgattatttcaaaaattcggttttcaaattaaaaaaattcggttatatcggttaattcggttcggttacggttttcaaaattttgaaatcgattaatcgaattaaccgatataataaatattattatttaataaatttttattatttatcaatttttatacatattttaattttaaaatcgatataatatatattaattatgttcaaacaaaacttatatatttgtgatgtgTGTGATTCTATGTTTTATGCATTTGTGTAGATTGTAGTGTTcaagaaaaattacatatataattaaagttaaatcacaatttttttaaaaaaactaatcggttaattcggtcgGATTTTAATTCGGTTCGATTTTCATCgcttatgaaaattaattcagTCGGTTCGGTTACGGCTAAATATTTCGGTTCGGTGTGGTTATCGTTAATTCGGTTCGGTATGTTCACCCTTAGTAGTAGGTAGTCGTTCGCTTATCGGCTACCGCGTTTTAGAACATTTGTGACACCATTTATATGTCATTCTattgttttaatatttttgtgaTTAACTAGTTTCCGaataaaaaaatctgaaatatttaTCTTCCATCGAAAATGAACGGAAGACAAAAGAGTCAACGTTATGGAATTTTTGTGATTGACTCAAAATTTTAGGACAACCCTTAAACCCCTGGTCATTAGGGTATAACTAGAGGATTTTCATACGATATTCATGGCTTCCATGCATATTCATTCATGGTTGACCAAATATTACCTCTCAAAGAAATGCTAATTAATTGCACAAATATAGAAACATCGATATATATTCAATTCACACATTTACCAGGTTTATGATTTGAACCTCCGAGAATCTTCTTCCTTCAGACATCATTTCAAGACGTCGTCCGCGGCGGAGCTCGTCGTGTTCAACAAACACAGTCGTCTTCCCTTAAGTTTTAGGATTTTCAAgtctataaatttttatttgttgttAAAATAGAATATTATACTTTTGTCTTCTATTTTAGTTTCGCCAGCGTAAGACAGAACAGAACTCTCGGTTTGGTTCTCAACTTGGACGAGGTTTTTGAGGTGATGGTTCTATGGCCATTGATGCTTTCACCATGTTTAGATTTAGATATAGCAGTGGCATGATAATTTATTTCGTCTTTCTAATCCTGAATTTGACAATTTAATTATAAGTTTCTTATTTCTTAAATGAAAATTATGCATTTATATAATGTAATTGAATCTTAGACTTCACCCGAATTGTTATGTTTATCGATATATATGTTGCAATATATATATCGAAAATGTTTGCCAACTGAGAATGCTTTAAATAATTCTGTAGATAATGACCAAGTTACTTGGGAGCACTGGTACTGAAAGCTCAGCTGGTAATACTGGTACCAGTGGTGGTTCCAAAGGAGCGACCACATTCGTTCAGGCCGATTCGACCTGTTTCCGAGACCTTGTCCAGCGCCTAACAGGCCCACCTATAAATGAGACGGCTCAGCCAATGGGTGCCGTTAAGGCACCCAAGAACCCGACTGCAAAGCTCCACGAAAGGAGAAAACTATATGCTCGACCCAATATCGAAATCGCGAGACCGGCCACAAGCTTCAAAGTTTACCAGCTGCCGCCTGCTGCTTGTAATATTCATCAGGTCCAGTCACCGAGCCCGTCGAGTAGTTTTCAGGTGAGCCCAATAAGCAGCTGCAGCCCCCCAATGGCTCCGTACTCGCATCCATGCGGCTCGAACAAACGAGTGTCAGAGGCTGATGGAGAATTATTAGAGGAGAAagctacaaaagaaaagagattCTATCTGCATCCTTCGCCACGCTCTAAACCAAGGCTTGATCCTGAGGATAACGGTGCATGCACGGTTTCGGCGCAACCAAAGTTGCTTACCTTGTTTCCCTTAACTTCTCCGACTGCTGCAGATACTAAGTTTCCTTAGAAATTAACGTGATCGTATTTTCTAAATCTTTTTTCTTAAATTCATGTACGAAGATTAATTCTATGTAGGATGCATGATAGGATGAGCATACTTGTGAGTATTCATATACATGATGGCCTTTTCAATTTTCATGCGTTGCAGTAGGGGATAGGAACCGTACTTGTTCAAGAAAAAGGTGAGCAAATTAATTACCTGTCCTGAAATATAGTTATTTGCATcccttcaaaaaaatatattacaatCTCATATTTGCTCCATTTCGATAGAGCTAAACTTTGTAATTTTGTCGATCATTTGTAGTTCCTCGGATACTAAAGTTTGAAGTTTAGGATGAGATCTCATATTCGAGACTCcgttgttatttttttctcaccgactaaaaaaataatgatattatgattaataataaaacttttctcatatttaaattttatttgtaaATCCATtctataatttttcatataaaaagcttgaaattccaaaaaaaaaaaattaaagaccCCTAAACtacatattaataaaatattgtgtatatataccGATAACAAAAATTTACccgaaaaaataattttagtaaattgtacatttttttaaactaatttttttttactatttgtAATTCAATTTGAAAAAGGCCATTTTCGGGAATGAAACCGGCCATTTTCACATTTTATGTACAAAAAATACCTAATTGATTCcggaaacaaaataaaaatcaatacaatattatttttataattctctaaaaaattgatttcaaatacaTAATTTGATACGTCGTCTATCAATCGTGTCAAGCTTTGTATGCACTACTGATATGACATTTGGTTATTGAACTcgatgaaaa
This sequence is a window from Primulina tabacum isolate GXHZ01 chromosome 17, ASM2559414v2, whole genome shotgun sequence. Protein-coding genes within it:
- the LOC142531327 gene encoding uncharacterized protein LOC142531327 — protein: MNKYGSQLFRTDARCLWKQFKMSAYTHTPRALGLPVCGGENKFFTLQPHGSRCGLSRRDFAFRGVVTAAASAASTIPVVQPPSSMSQDLEKLLFKPDGYNYWMWRGRKIHYVVEGEGFPIVLIHGFGASAYHWRYNIPEWAKNHKVYALDLIGFGWSEKAIIDYDALVWRDQVVDFLKEVVREPAVLVGNSLGGFTALVSAASMQDQVKGVVLLNTAGQFGGANDATKESEETLLQKIVLKPLKEAFQRVFLRFLFWQAKQPARIESVLKSIYVNSANVDDYLINSITTPADDPNAGEVYYRLMTRFMSNQRKYTLDNVLSQLSCPLLLVWGDLDPWVGPAKALRIKEFYPNSSLVNLQAGHCPHDEVPELVNKALLDWLSTINV
- the LOC142531978 gene encoding VQ motif-containing protein 31 → MTKLLGSTGTESSAGNTGTSGGSKGATTFVQADSTCFRDLVQRLTGPPINETAQPMGAVKAPKNPTAKLHERRKLYARPNIEIARPATSFKVYQLPPAACNIHQVQSPSPSSSFQVSPISSCSPPMAPYSHPCGSNKRVSEADGELLEEKATKEKRFYLHPSPRSKPRLDPEDNGACTVSAQPKLLTLFPLTSPTAADTKFP